In Pseudonocardia sp. DSM 110487, the sequence AGCAGCCCCTGCTGCTCGTAGTAGCGCAACAATCTCGGGCTCACCGCCGTGAGCCGGGCGAGCTCACCGATCAGCATGTGACCCACTCCACGGCCGGAACATTGGACGTTGGCATCAATGTCAGAGTTTAGCGTCGGCCGCATGCAGTACACGTATCTCGGCAGAACCGGGCTGCAGGTCTCGCGGCTCGTGCTGGGCACGATGAACTTCGGACCGGACACCTCCGAGGCCGACAGCCACACCATCATGGACCGCGCACTGGACCTCGGAATCAACTTCTTCGACACGGCCAACATCTACGGCTGGAAGCTCGGCGTGGGCTGGACCGAGCAGATCGTGGGTCGCTGGCTGGCGAGGTCGGGGCGGCGGGACGAGATCGTGCTGGCCAGCAAGGTCTACGAGCCCATGGGCGAGGGGCCGAACACGCGCGGTCTCTCGGCCCGGCACATCCGCCAGCAGGTCGAGGGGTCGCTGCGCCGGTTGCAGACCGACCACCTCGATCTCTACCAGGCCCACCACGTCGACCGGCACACGCTGTGGGACGAGTTCTGGCAGGCGATGGACACCCTGGTGGCCCAGGGAAAGGTGCTCTACGTCGGGTCGTCGAACTTCGCGGGCTGGCACATCGCACAGGCGAACGAATCGGCCCGGCCGCGCAGTTCGCTGGGTCTGGTCAGCGAGCAGCACCTCTACAACCTGGCCGAACGTTCCGCGGAACTGGAGGTGTTGCCGGCCGCTCGGGACTACGGCTTGGGTTTCATCCTGTGGTCGCCGCTGTACGGCGGAATCCTGGGTGGAATCCTGCGGAAATCCCGCCGCCGCGACAGCGGCGCCGATCTCACCGCCACCCGCCTCGCCGCGAACCGGGACCGCGTCGAGGCGTACGAGTCGTTCTGCGACGAGATCGGGCACCATCCCGCCACCGTCGGACTGGCCTGGCTGCTGCGGCAGGACGGCGTGACCGGTCCGATCGTGGGCCCCCGCACGGTGGAGCACCTCGAGCACGCCCTCACCGCGCTCGACGTCGACCTCGGCCGGGCCGAGCTCGCCCGCCTCGACGAGATCTTCCCCGGACCCGGCCCGGTGCCGGAGGCCTACGCCTGGTGAGGTTCCGAGATCGGCGCAGTGAGTTCGGCGCAGTGAGATCAGCGCAGCGGCGGATGGCGGTGGAGGGCGCTGCGCGCCACCGCCAGCTCGTGCGCGACCTCGGCGGCGATGAGCTCGGCATGGAGGGCCGACTCCTCGGCGGCGTGCAACCCGAGCGCCCGGTGGCGGCGCACCAGGTCCTCGAGGGAGTTCAGCAGCCGGTCGGCGACGGAGCGACGGATGGAATCACGGGTCGGGCTGGACACGGGTGCCTCCTGGGCGGGGTGGGATCGGCCGGGGTGGAGCGAGCCGCGCGACAGCGGTCGCTCGCGTCCCGGCCGTGGTCCCGGTCCCGGCGCCTGGTCAGCACCCGTTCCCCCCTCAGTCCCGCGCCGCGACGGTGGCCGGTTCGGCGTCGGTGGCCTCGGCCGGCTCCTCGGCGGCCGCCTGCCGCAGCTTCGCGACGGCGATGGCGACGGCGGCGACCCAGATGCCGACGATCGCCAGGTAGATCGGGGTGCGGGCGCCGTCGGCGACGTCGAGTGCGCGCAGGATCGAGCGGGTGTTGGTCAGGACGATCAGCCCGCCCACCGCGGTGCCGAGCACCGGCGCGGGGATCTTGGTGACCAACCACGCCGCCACCGGGGCGGCGAGCACGCCGCCGAGGAGGAGACCGCCGATCGTCCAGGGGTCGAGCACCGTGGAACCGAGACCGAGGAGGAAGCCGATGCTGGCCGCGACGGCGACCAGGAACTCCGACGTGTCGACGGAACCGATCACGGTGCGTGGGGCGGTCTTGCCCGCGGTGAGCAGCGCGGGGGTGGCCACCGGGCCCCAGCCGCCTCCGCCGGACGCGTCGACGAACCCGGCGATCAGCCCGAGCGGTGACAGGAACTTGGAGCGGTGCGGCGAGACCCGCGCCGTCGACACCCGCGGCGGGCGCACCGAGAACCGCACCAAGATGTAGACGCCGAGCGCGAGCAGCACCCCGGACATGTACGGCGCGGCGTCCTCGGTGGACAGCGCGGACAGCACGGTGGCGCCGAGGAAGGCGCCGATCGCGCCCGGCACGCCGAGGCGCAGCACGAGCTTCCAGTCGACGTTGCCGAACCGCCAGTGCGACGCCCCGGCGGCCAGCGTGGTGCCGACCTCGGCGAGGTGCACCGACGCGCTGGCGGTTGCGGGGTTCGTGCCGGCGAGGAGCAGCAATGACGTGGACGTGACGCCGTATGCCATGCCGAGGGCCCCGTCGACGAGTTGGGCGCCGAAGCCCACGAGGGCGAAAACGATGAGGGTGCGCATGCGAAGGGGCTCCGGTGGGAGGTGGGCTGTCGGGGGAGGCAGGGCGCGCGAATACACACGGCCGCACGGCGGCCGGATCAGTTCGGCGGAGAGGAGCTCAGCAGCGACAGAACTCGTCGAACGCGTGGCAGCGCCGCGAGGGCCAGAACCGTTCGAGGTCCGGCAGGAGGCTGGCCGTCATCGACGACTCACCCGCGGAGCGAGCGGGCGGCGCAACCTGCGCGGTCGATGACACCACTCCATCGTGCGTCGTCGTCTGATCGACTACAAGCTGGTGTCCGCGCTGCGGGACCAGCCGAGAAATGTCCGGACTTCTGCAAACGCACAGGTCGGGCCGGGGTTGAAGGTCGTGGTCGACGGAAGGTGACGAGGCTCTCGCGCTCGGGATTGCAGCAAAGCCACTTTCACGCAATGAGATTGCGGGAAAGTGGCTTTGCTGCAATCTGGGCGTCGTATCGGGCGAGGATCGCGCGGGCTACATCGGGGTCGGCGCCCAGCGCGGCGGTGACGGAAGCCCCTGCCGCCGTGGCGTCGCGGATGATCCGATCGGGCAGTAGGCCCGGCGCGAGGATCCACTGGGCGACGGCGACCCGGCGGGCGCCACTGGCGCGGAGGTCGGCCACCGCCTGGGAGACCGTGGGCGCGGTCGTGGTCGCGAACGCGGCGCTGCCGCCGTGCCAGCCGAACCGGCGGGTCCAGCCGGCCACGAGATCCGCCACGGCGGCGTTGGCCGGTGCGTGCGAGGACCCGATCGCGGCGAGTACGACGCCGAGGCCCGGGTCGTGCAGCGGGCCGGTGACCGCCGACCTGCTTGCAGGGTCGGCCATCAGCGCCGCCGACCTGCTTGCAGGGTCGGCCATCAGCGTCGTCGACCTGCGTGCAGGGTCGGCCGTCAGCGCGGCGGAGAGGCGGCGCAGAGCGGCCGTCGAGAGGCCGCGGTGCCCGCCGAGCACCGGGCTGATCGTGATGTCCAGGCCGGGCAACCGGGCCGCGGCCTGGGTGACCGCGCCCGGCACGTCGACTCTCGCGTGGAACGCGTGCCCGAGCAGCAGCGGCACGACCACGGCGCTGCGGTGTCCGTCGGCGGCCACCGCGTCGAGGACGTCCGGCAGCCGGGGCGCGGACAGATCCAGGAAGGACAGCCGCACATCCAGCCCGGGCCGCTGCCGGCGCACCTCGTCGACCAGCGCGGCCACCGTGGCGGCCGAGCGCGGGTCGCGGCTGCCGTGTGCGACGGCGACGAGTGCTGAAGACATGCCTGGCGCCTACGGCGTCACCGCGAGCGGCGTGCCCACCAGCCCGGCCGCGAGGGTGTTGCCGGTGGGCGGGTCGATGAGCAGGAAGCTGCCGGTGGCGCGGATGTCGGCGTACTCGTCGACGGGCAGCGGGTCGGCCGTCCGCAGCGACGCATGCGCGATGTCGTTGATCCCCAGCTGCTCGGGGGCCGGCTCCCATGCCGGGACCTCGGAGTCGAGCGACAGCCGCTCGCCGACCGCGCCGACGATCACCGGCGTGGTGCGGGTGCCGTGTTTGAGCAGCAGCCGGGCGCCGGGGCGCAGCGGCTTCTCGGCGAGCCAGCAGAGGGTGGCGTCCAGCTCGTCGGTGACCCGCGGCGGCTCGGCGGCCGAGGCGATCACGTCGCCCCGGGAGATGTCGATGTCGTCGTCGAGCAGCACGGTGACGCTGCGGCCCGCGCTCGCAGCCGGTAGCGGCCCGTCGGCGGTCTCGACGGCGGCGACCGTGGTGCGCGCGCCACCGGGCAGCACGACCACCTCGTCGCCGGGCGAGACGGTGCCGGCCGCGATCTGACCCGCGTAGCCGCGGTAGTCGTGCAGCTCATCGCTCCTGGGACGGATCACGTACTGCACGGCCATCCGGAACGGCGCGCCGACCTCGGGGCCGGTGACCGGCACCGACTCCAGGTGCCCCAGCAGCGTGGGGCCCTCGTACCACGGCGTGCGTTCGGAGCGCTGCACGACGTTGTCCCCGACCAGCGCCGAGACCGGGATCGTCACGACGGCGTCGTCGCCGAACCCGAGCGAGCGGGCGAGGCCCGCGAAGTCCTTCGCGATCGCGTTGAGGACGCCCTCGTCGTAGTCGACGAGATCGATCTTGTTGATGGCCAGCACGAGCCGGGGGACGCGCAGCAGCGCGAGCACCGCGGCGTGCCGGCGCGTCTGCTCCACCACGCCGTTGCGAGCGTCGACGAGCAGTACGGCCAGCTCCGCGGTGGACGCGCCGGTGACCGTGTTGCGCGTGTACTGCACGTGGCCGGGGGTGTCGGCGAGGACGAACTCGCGCTTCGGGGTGCCGAAGTAGCGGTACGCGACGTCGATCGTGATGCCCTGCTCGCGCTCGGCGCGCAGCCCGTCGACCAGCAGCGACAGGT encodes:
- a CDS encoding aldo/keto reductase — protein: MQYTYLGRTGLQVSRLVLGTMNFGPDTSEADSHTIMDRALDLGINFFDTANIYGWKLGVGWTEQIVGRWLARSGRRDEIVLASKVYEPMGEGPNTRGLSARHIRQQVEGSLRRLQTDHLDLYQAHHVDRHTLWDEFWQAMDTLVAQGKVLYVGSSNFAGWHIAQANESARPRSSLGLVSEQHLYNLAERSAELEVLPAARDYGLGFILWSPLYGGILGGILRKSRRRDSGADLTATRLAANRDRVEAYESFCDEIGHHPATVGLAWLLRQDGVTGPIVGPRTVEHLEHALTALDVDLGRAELARLDEIFPGPGPVPEAYAW
- a CDS encoding sulfite exporter TauE/SafE family protein; this translates as MRTLIVFALVGFGAQLVDGALGMAYGVTSTSLLLLAGTNPATASASVHLAEVGTTLAAGASHWRFGNVDWKLVLRLGVPGAIGAFLGATVLSALSTEDAAPYMSGVLLALGVYILVRFSVRPPRVSTARVSPHRSKFLSPLGLIAGFVDASGGGGWGPVATPALLTAGKTAPRTVIGSVDTSEFLVAVAASIGFLLGLGSTVLDPWTIGGLLLGGVLAAPVAAWLVTKIPAPVLGTAVGGLIVLTNTRSILRALDVADGARTPIYLAIVGIWVAAVAIAVAKLRQAAAEEPAEATDAEPATVAARD
- a CDS encoding sirohydrochlorin chelatase, with translation MSSALVAVAHGSRDPRSAATVAALVDEVRRQRPGLDVRLSFLDLSAPRLPDVLDAVAADGHRSAVVVPLLLGHAFHARVDVPGAVTQAAARLPGLDITISPVLGGHRGLSTAALRRLSAALTADPARRSTTLMADPASRSAALMADPASRSAVTGPLHDPGLGVVLAAIGSSHAPANAAVADLVAGWTRRFGWHGGSAAFATTTAPTVSQAVADLRASGARRVAVAQWILAPGLLPDRIIRDATAAGASVTAALGADPDVARAILARYDAQIAAKPLSRNLIA
- a CDS encoding sulfate adenylyltransferase subunit 1; amino-acid sequence: MKGTSEVARDLLRFATAGSVDDGKSTLVGRLLYDTKSVLADQIEAVQRASVDKGLSTPDLSLLVDGLRAEREQGITIDVAYRYFGTPKREFVLADTPGHVQYTRNTVTGASTAELAVLLVDARNGVVEQTRRHAAVLALLRVPRLVLAINKIDLVDYDEGVLNAIAKDFAGLARSLGFGDDAVVTIPVSALVGDNVVQRSERTPWYEGPTLLGHLESVPVTGPEVGAPFRMAVQYVIRPRSDELHDYRGYAGQIAAGTVSPGDEVVVLPGGARTTVAAVETADGPLPAASAGRSVTVLLDDDIDISRGDVIASAAEPPRVTDELDATLCWLAEKPLRPGARLLLKHGTRTTPVIVGAVGERLSLDSEVPAWEPAPEQLGINDIAHASLRTADPLPVDEYADIRATGSFLLIDPPTGNTLAAGLVGTPLAVTP